A genomic stretch from Thermodesulfatator atlanticus DSM 21156 includes:
- a CDS encoding S8 family peptidase: protein MEERREKYRHLQLIREEPITERRPKGVPRVRKPDDPIEHARFLKKSIAGATHEAKKEIKGYDERLLIRLEIQEAFPIERLGQLGPNVEFVSQEDKNIVLAFANEEDLAEFEARLITLVKGEKPKYLELIYALQDIGAWTPEHRKGWALRNEGFPETELFILDVELWPLEISRERELQQEAFKKWCHQQGIEILDWVGDPLLFRVRVSLAQAEELLRYRDVRLVDLPPKYGLERALLHIDIKEIPDPPPPPDNAPIIGILDSGIVSAHPLLKSAVGDVQSFLPDYPPQDGTGHGTLVAGIALYGDVEEKLRNRGFIPLFHLVSGRIIDDENENKSGFIEKHIEESVRYFYEHYGCKIFNLSLGDRRKPYLGGHLRGLAYTLDKLARELGVLFIVSAGNVLVDQQDGRSWKEDYPRYLLNDEWAILDPAPALNAITVGSIARWDQTYNSQRYENDPAEIPIARWNQPSPFTRHGPSIGGAIKPELVAYGGNWAVNVRTSFGILNRKQGLGELSFNKDFANNGLFAEESGTSFSAPHVTHLAGLILSEYPEASHNLLRALLIAHADTLEEWKDLFEEEKDILKVCGYGLVDPEALINSSENDVTLIVEDRIPNKRHHFYEIPLPEDFLSPGRRIREIRVALAYTPAVRTTRIDYKATRIEFRLIAGDDLDYVSRMFNAATSKEEYERIPEISKPNIGTQLRGKGTVQGAIWNWKQLNANSILRRKKLFVVVTRNDFPWGEAISAEEEPYALVVRIRDPQNLNARLYSQIRERIEERVRVKF, encoded by the coding sequence ATGGAGGAACGGAGAGAAAAATACCGTCATCTTCAATTAATTCGGGAAGAACCAATCACGGAAAGAAGGCCTAAAGGAGTTCCCAGAGTACGAAAACCAGATGATCCTATAGAGCATGCCCGTTTCCTCAAAAAATCTATAGCAGGAGCCACCCATGAAGCTAAGAAAGAGATTAAAGGTTATGATGAAAGACTTCTAATCCGTTTAGAGATTCAGGAAGCCTTTCCTATAGAAAGACTCGGACAACTAGGGCCAAATGTAGAATTCGTTAGCCAAGAAGATAAAAACATTGTTTTAGCCTTCGCCAACGAAGAAGACCTTGCAGAATTTGAGGCCCGTTTAATAACTCTGGTTAAAGGAGAAAAACCCAAATACTTAGAATTAATCTATGCTTTGCAAGACATAGGCGCCTGGACGCCGGAACATCGCAAAGGTTGGGCACTTAGAAACGAAGGATTCCCTGAAACCGAGCTTTTCATATTAGACGTGGAATTGTGGCCACTGGAAATTTCAAGAGAAAGAGAGCTCCAGCAAGAAGCTTTTAAAAAATGGTGTCACCAGCAGGGGATAGAAATCCTCGATTGGGTGGGAGATCCTCTTCTTTTCCGGGTCCGGGTTTCTTTAGCACAAGCGGAAGAACTCTTACGGTATCGCGATGTGCGCCTTGTAGATTTACCGCCCAAATATGGATTAGAAAGGGCTTTGCTTCATATAGATATTAAAGAGATACCAGATCCACCACCTCCTCCTGATAATGCTCCCATAATAGGAATTCTCGACAGTGGAATTGTTTCTGCTCATCCTTTATTGAAATCTGCCGTAGGAGATGTGCAGAGTTTCCTGCCTGATTATCCTCCACAGGATGGCACCGGACATGGCACGCTGGTAGCAGGGATAGCTCTTTATGGCGATGTAGAAGAAAAGTTGCGTAATCGCGGATTTATTCCTCTGTTTCATCTTGTTAGCGGTAGAATAATAGATGACGAAAACGAAAACAAAAGCGGATTTATAGAAAAACACATAGAGGAATCCGTTCGATATTTTTATGAACACTATGGCTGTAAAATTTTTAACCTATCATTAGGAGATCGCCGAAAACCTTACCTGGGCGGTCATCTTCGAGGGCTAGCCTACACATTGGATAAGTTAGCTAGAGAATTAGGCGTATTATTCATTGTTTCTGCTGGAAATGTTTTAGTTGATCAACAAGATGGGCGTTCCTGGAAAGAGGATTATCCACGTTATTTACTCAATGACGAGTGGGCTATACTGGACCCGGCTCCGGCGTTGAATGCTATTACAGTAGGAAGTATTGCCCGATGGGATCAAACTTACAACAGTCAGCGATATGAAAATGATCCGGCAGAAATCCCTATCGCTAGGTGGAATCAACCCTCTCCATTTACTAGACATGGCCCTTCTATAGGCGGAGCTATTAAACCAGAGCTTGTAGCCTATGGAGGAAATTGGGCAGTTAATGTTCGTACTTCCTTTGGGATCTTAAATAGAAAACAAGGGTTAGGCGAACTTTCCTTTAATAAAGACTTTGCTAATAACGGGCTTTTTGCCGAAGAGTCTGGGACAAGTTTTTCCGCTCCGCATGTTACCCATTTGGCAGGCTTAATCCTTTCAGAATATCCCGAAGCCAGTCATAATCTGCTTCGTGCTCTTTTAATTGCTCATGCAGACACACTTGAGGAGTGGAAAGACTTATTCGAAGAAGAAAAAGATATTCTTAAAGTCTGCGGGTATGGTTTGGTTGATCCGGAAGCGTTAATCAACTCTTCAGAAAACGATGTTACTTTAATTGTCGAAGATCGCATACCAAATAAACGGCATCACTTCTATGAAATTCCTCTCCCCGAGGACTTCCTTTCTCCGGGCAGACGCATACGAGAAATCCGGGTCGCTCTTGCTTATACTCCCGCGGTAAGAACTACTCGTATTGATTATAAGGCCACTAGGATAGAATTCCGTTTGATAGCTGGAGATGATCTAGATTATGTCAGCAGGATGTTTAATGCCGCTACATCAAAAGAAGAATATGAACGTATCCCAGAAATATCGAAACCTAATATAGGTACCCAATTACGGGGTAAAGGTACGGTTCAAGGGGCTATTTGGAACTGGAAACAACTTAACGCAAATTCCATTTTGAGAAGAAAGAAACTATTTGTAGTGGTTACGCGTAATGACTTCCCCTGGGGAGAGGCTATCTCTGCAGAAGAAGAGCCTTACGCTCTGGTAGTCCGTATACGCGATCCCCAAAATCTTAACGCCAGATTGTATTCGCAGATCAGGGAGAGGATTGAAGAGAGGGTAAGGGTGAAGTTTTAG
- a CDS encoding AAA family ATPase has protein sequence MASGKLLRQLIKTGIEGNIEAFRRVSEEIIREERRKHHHLLANDLEKILYGRPQNLPRNYLQPPKDKDRGLPLIHILQPTRRLEDVVLSDENFSIIEEILKEYHYEERLRSYGLVPTNRLLFCGPPGCGKTLTAEVIASELGRPFGIVRIDSVVSSLLGETAANLRKIFDYISNIPMVVLFDEFDALAKERADQTEHGEIKRVVNATLQMLDDYRGRSLLIAATNHEMILDIAIWRRFEEVLVFDRPNIEQIRRLLEIKLRGVRRDFDISDTNIVYKFKGLSHADIERILRRAVKQMILSGEEFLKERHIIAALQREEARQKRINQG, from the coding sequence GTGGCTAGTGGCAAACTTTTGCGCCAGTTGATTAAAACAGGTATAGAAGGAAACATTGAAGCTTTTAGGCGGGTCTCAGAAGAAATTATTCGCGAAGAACGAAGGAAACATCACCATCTTTTAGCAAATGATCTAGAAAAGATTCTTTATGGAAGACCCCAAAATCTCCCTCGGAATTATCTTCAGCCTCCAAAAGATAAAGATCGCGGTTTGCCCTTAATTCACATTTTACAACCAACAAGACGCCTCGAAGATGTAGTTCTTTCTGATGAAAACTTCTCCATTATAGAAGAAATCCTCAAGGAATATCACTACGAAGAACGACTTCGCAGCTACGGCCTTGTTCCAACAAATCGCCTTCTCTTTTGTGGGCCGCCGGGATGTGGCAAAACTTTAACTGCTGAAGTTATAGCTTCAGAACTTGGCCGTCCGTTTGGGATTGTCCGGATTGATAGCGTAGTGTCTTCCCTTTTGGGAGAGACGGCAGCTAATCTTCGCAAAATTTTTGACTACATCTCTAATATTCCGATGGTAGTACTTTTTGACGAATTCGATGCTTTAGCCAAAGAACGAGCAGACCAGACAGAGCATGGAGAGATTAAGCGGGTAGTCAATGCCACTTTACAGATGTTGGATGATTATCGTGGGCGCAGTCTGCTTATTGCTGCTACCAATCATGAGATGATTCTTGATATTGCCATCTGGCGACGTTTTGAAGAAGTGCTGGTATTTGATCGTCCCAATATCGAACAGATTCGACGTTTACTCGAAATTAAATTACGTGGTGTACGGAGAGACTTCGATATTTCGGACACAAATATTGTTTACAAATTTAAAGGGTTAAGTCATGCGGATATTGAAAGGATATTGCGAAGAGCGGTTAAACAAATGATTCTTAGTGGAGAAGAATTCTTAAAGGAACGCCATATTATAGCCGCTCTCCAGAGGGAGGAAGCTCGCCAAAAACGAATTAATCAAGGTTAA
- a CDS encoding class I SAM-dependent DNA methyltransferase has product MAKKDPIGDFLKELGIKEETTGQSKPKTRRKSKKNTNTSNNNGANLGFEAKLWEAANKLRGHLDAAEYKHVVLGLIFLKYLSDAFEEKRKQLEKELADPESPWFIKEPEARYETLEDRDEYRAENVFYVPPRARWSYIRERAKQPEIGQIIDDAMVAIEKENPSLKGVLPKIYAKPELDKRRLGELVDLISDIGLWDHENRSKDILGRVYEYFLGQFASAEGRKGGEFYTPRCIVRLLVEMIEPYQGRVYDPCCGSGGMFVQSEEFIKAHGGRIGDISIYGQESNPTTWRLAKMNLAIRGIEANLGPHAADTFHNDLHPTLKADFILANPPFNQKDWGQEALKGDVRWKFGVPPANNANFAWVQHIIHHLSPVGIAGFVLANGSLSSNQGGEGEIRKKIIEADLVDCIVALPPQLFYSTQIPACLWFIARDKSGKPTKGGKPLRDRRGEVLFIDARKMGVMVDRVHRELTDEEIKKIARTYHAWRGEEITSDSPLPGGEGLGVRGYKDIPGFCKSATIEEIREHDYILTPGRYVGVEIQEEDDEVFEEKMKRLVAELETQFAESTKLEEAIRRNLRELGFL; this is encoded by the coding sequence ATGGCCAAAAAAGATCCCATTGGGGATTTTCTCAAAGAACTAGGTATAAAAGAAGAAACTACAGGTCAATCAAAGCCAAAAACTCGCCGCAAGAGCAAAAAAAACACTAACACATCAAATAACAACGGGGCCAACCTCGGGTTTGAGGCCAAGCTCTGGGAAGCAGCCAATAAGCTCCGAGGACATCTTGACGCTGCAGAATACAAGCATGTGGTCTTAGGGCTCATTTTTCTCAAATATCTTTCTGACGCCTTTGAGGAAAAAAGAAAGCAGTTAGAAAAAGAACTCGCCGATCCTGAAAGTCCCTGGTTCATAAAAGAACCTGAAGCACGGTATGAAACTTTAGAAGATCGTGATGAATATCGTGCTGAAAATGTCTTTTATGTTCCACCCCGTGCCCGGTGGTCATACATTCGGGAAAGAGCCAAGCAACCTGAAATCGGCCAAATCATTGACGACGCCATGGTTGCCATCGAAAAGGAAAATCCGAGCTTAAAGGGCGTTCTTCCCAAAATTTATGCCAAGCCAGAGCTTGACAAGCGGCGCCTAGGGGAGCTCGTTGATTTGATTAGCGATATCGGCCTTTGGGACCACGAAAACCGATCCAAAGACATTTTAGGCCGTGTTTACGAATACTTTCTTGGTCAGTTTGCCAGTGCCGAAGGGCGCAAGGGTGGCGAGTTTTACACTCCGCGATGCATCGTTCGGCTCCTCGTGGAAATGATCGAACCTTACCAGGGCCGGGTATATGACCCATGTTGTGGCTCAGGAGGTATGTTTGTCCAGAGCGAAGAATTCATCAAGGCCCACGGCGGGCGCATTGGAGACATATCCATATATGGCCAGGAGTCAAATCCGACCACCTGGCGCCTGGCCAAGATGAACCTTGCCATTCGGGGCATAGAGGCCAACCTCGGCCCCCACGCGGCGGATACCTTCCATAACGACTTACACCCCACCCTTAAAGCCGACTTCATCCTTGCCAATCCGCCCTTTAACCAAAAAGACTGGGGACAGGAAGCGTTAAAAGGTGATGTGCGCTGGAAATTCGGGGTTCCTCCGGCCAACAACGCCAACTTTGCCTGGGTGCAGCACATCATCCACCATCTTTCCCCGGTAGGCATTGCCGGCTTTGTTCTCGCCAACGGGTCGCTTTCTTCCAATCAGGGAGGAGAAGGCGAAATCCGCAAAAAGATTATCGAAGCCGATCTGGTGGACTGTATTGTGGCTCTTCCCCCGCAGCTTTTTTATAGCACCCAGATTCCGGCCTGTCTCTGGTTCATTGCACGGGATAAATCAGGCAAACCCACCAAAGGCGGCAAGCCTTTACGCGACCGTCGTGGAGAGGTCCTTTTCATTGACGCCCGCAAGATGGGAGTCATGGTGGATCGCGTCCATCGGGAGCTAACAGACGAAGAGATCAAGAAAATTGCCCGGACATACCACGCCTGGCGCGGTGAGGAAATCACTTCAGATTCCCCTCTCCCTGGGGGAGAGGGGCTAGGGGTGAGGGGATATAAAGACATCCCCGGATTCTGTAAAAGCGCCACTATAGAGGAAATCAGAGAGCACGATTACATCCTCACCCCTGGCCGCTATGTTGGCGTAGAGATTCAGGAAGAGGACGATGAAGTTTTTGAAGAGAAGATGAAGCGCCTGGTGGCTGAGCTAGAGACTCAATTTGCCGAAAGCACAAAACTTGAAGAGGCTATAAGACGTAATTTGAGGGAGCTTGGGTTTCTGTAA
- a CDS encoding MBL fold metallo-hydrolase — protein MELFVMFDNRATAPGFTFGWGYSVFIRPLGLLFDTGSETPSLIKNLNLFGIEPAEIEIIFLSHFHWDHTGGLLGLLPFLNEPEVVVHSAFSQGFLSEVKRLGRKITHLDNPSEIAKGALSTGLLKGPLPEAGIILQTPRGNLLLTGCAHPGIVYMTEQAIKISGHIHMVMGGFHLLRKPAQEVIATAQQLKKLGVLKVAPSHCTGKKAEAIFEEIFSEDFISVGAGSILSF, from the coding sequence ATGGAACTTTTCGTGATGTTTGACAACCGCGCTACTGCCCCTGGTTTTACCTTTGGCTGGGGATATAGTGTTTTCATAAGACCCCTTGGCCTACTTTTTGACACCGGCTCAGAAACCCCTTCTCTTATCAAGAATTTAAATCTTTTTGGCATTGAACCCGCAGAAATTGAAATTATTTTTCTTTCCCATTTTCATTGGGACCATACCGGCGGCCTTTTAGGGCTTCTTCCTTTTCTCAATGAACCGGAGGTCGTAGTGCACAGTGCCTTTTCTCAGGGGTTTTTAAGTGAAGTAAAGCGCCTGGGCAGAAAGATAACGCATTTAGACAACCCGTCTGAAATAGCAAAAGGCGCCCTTAGCACCGGACTCCTAAAAGGGCCTCTCCCAGAAGCTGGAATCATTTTGCAAACTCCCCGAGGGAATTTGCTACTCACCGGATGTGCCCACCCTGGCATCGTCTATATGACAGAACAGGCAATAAAGATCTCCGGGCACATTCACATGGTAATGGGAGGCTTTCATCTCTTGAGAAAACCTGCCCAGGAAGTCATAGCTACTGCCCAGCAACTCAAAAAACTAGGCGTTTTAAAAGTAGCCCCCTCTCACTGCACCGGAAAAAAAGCCGAAGCCATCTTTGAAGAGATCTTTTCAGAGGACTTCATCTCCGTAGGCGCCGGAAGCATCTTAAGTTTTTGA
- a CDS encoding lipid-binding SYLF domain-containing protein, producing the protein MFKKICFLVLMFVFFNSSLVSAKKYSPPYELVDKATITLKRFLADDQMKWMREHLKDARGILIIPQMLKGAFFIGGAGGSGVLLARYPGKDWSYPAFYTLGSVSFGLQFGGEASEIILLIMTQKGIDSFLATSVKLGGDVSVAAGPVGMGAKAQLVDILAFARSKGAFVGISLEGAVVKPRDSWNRMYYGRSVRPVDIIYGRIVKNPHADRLRGILRKYSR; encoded by the coding sequence ATGTTCAAAAAGATTTGTTTTTTGGTGCTGATGTTTGTTTTTTTTAATAGTTCTCTTGTTTCAGCCAAAAAATATAGCCCACCTTATGAATTGGTAGATAAGGCCACCATTACTCTTAAGCGTTTTCTGGCAGATGACCAGATGAAATGGATGCGTGAGCACTTAAAAGATGCTCGGGGAATTTTGATTATTCCCCAGATGCTTAAAGGGGCTTTTTTCATAGGAGGTGCTGGGGGAAGCGGAGTTTTGCTTGCGCGCTATCCTGGAAAAGACTGGTCATATCCCGCCTTTTATACCCTAGGTTCCGTTTCCTTTGGTTTGCAATTTGGGGGAGAGGCCTCTGAGATAATTCTTCTCATTATGACTCAGAAGGGGATAGATTCTTTTTTGGCCACCTCTGTCAAGCTTGGAGGAGATGTTAGTGTGGCTGCAGGTCCGGTGGGTATGGGGGCTAAGGCCCAGTTAGTTGACATCCTGGCCTTTGCCCGCTCTAAGGGGGCCTTTGTGGGAATCAGCCTTGAGGGTGCAGTGGTGAAACCACGAGATTCCTGGAATCGCATGTATTATGGCCGTTCCGTAAGGCCCGTTGATATTATTTACGGACGCATAGTTAAAAATCCTCATGCTGACCGATTGCGTGGTATTTTGCGCAAATATTCCCGATGA
- a CDS encoding glucose-1-phosphate adenylyltransferase family protein — protein sequence MQDVIAVLLAGGVGSRLNILVRKRAKPAVPFGGIYRIIDFTLSNISNSDLTCVAVLTQYKPLSLMDHIGDGSPWDLSGRTREVRILPPKTGEKDWDWYRGTADAVRQNLDFITRRPSREVIILSGDHVYYMDYRPLIAYHRAKEAQVTVAMMPVPWDQTHHFGIAITEEDGRIVDWEEKPAKARSNLASMGVYVFDTSYLVDVLRHSTIENLDFGMHVLPQALAEARVYAYRFEGYWRDVGTLESYFQANMDLLRPDSGLDPEAWGTMTNVMPHGLTSDWPPAQILCQGQVENSVISPGCLIGGRVENSVLSPGVVVEEDAYVKDCVLMHGVRVSKGAKVFRVICDKEVFIGEGAKVGLGDKTKINTRFPKHLFTGLTLIGKGAYVPGGSEIGTNCVIYPDVTVEDYPEDFRIPDGETLEKGA from the coding sequence ATGCAAGATGTCATAGCCGTTCTTTTGGCTGGAGGTGTAGGGAGTCGCCTGAACATTTTAGTACGTAAAAGGGCTAAACCTGCAGTCCCTTTTGGAGGCATTTACCGCATCATTGATTTTACCCTCTCTAACATCTCTAACTCGGACCTTACGTGTGTGGCAGTGCTAACCCAGTATAAGCCCCTTTCTCTTATGGATCACATTGGTGACGGCTCCCCCTGGGATCTTTCCGGGCGCACCAGAGAAGTCCGCATTCTCCCCCCAAAAACTGGTGAAAAGGACTGGGACTGGTATCGTGGCACTGCTGATGCGGTAAGGCAAAACCTTGATTTCATCACTAGGCGTCCTTCGCGGGAAGTCATTATTCTTTCGGGGGATCACGTCTATTATATGGATTATCGCCCTCTTATTGCATACCATAGGGCCAAAGAAGCTCAGGTAACCGTGGCCATGATGCCTGTGCCCTGGGACCAAACCCATCATTTTGGCATTGCCATTACTGAGGAAGATGGCCGTATTGTTGATTGGGAAGAAAAACCTGCTAAGGCCCGGTCAAATTTGGCTTCGATGGGAGTTTACGTTTTTGACACTTCATATCTGGTAGATGTCCTCAGACATTCCACCATAGAGAATCTCGATTTTGGAATGCATGTTTTGCCACAGGCTCTGGCTGAGGCAAGGGTTTATGCCTATCGTTTTGAGGGGTATTGGCGCGATGTAGGCACCCTTGAATCCTATTTTCAGGCTAATATGGATCTTTTGCGTCCAGATTCTGGCCTTGATCCTGAAGCCTGGGGTACTATGACCAACGTTATGCCCCATGGCCTCACTTCTGATTGGCCACCAGCGCAAATCCTCTGCCAGGGGCAGGTAGAAAATAGCGTTATTTCTCCGGGATGCTTGATAGGCGGAAGAGTGGAAAATTCTGTTCTTTCCCCCGGCGTGGTTGTTGAAGAAGACGCTTATGTGAAAGACTGTGTGCTCATGCACGGTGTGCGGGTGAGTAAGGGGGCAAAGGTATTTCGTGTAATTTGTGACAAGGAAGTCTTTATCGGGGAGGGAGCAAAAGTCGGCCTGGGTGATAAGACCAAGATCAACACACGTTTTCCAAAACATCTTTTTACCGGTCTTACCTTGATCGGCAAGGGGGCATACGTTCCTGGAGGAAGTGAAATTGGCACCAATTGCGTAATCTATCCTGATGTGACGGTTGAGGACTACCCGGAAGATTTTCGCATCCCTGACGGAGAAACCCTTGAAAAAGGAGCATAA
- a CDS encoding KaiC domain-containing protein: MTDERERHIIYDAIYKVSEAKEKAPKLLGVPTGVKGLDELFYVVEWKDGKPQRKLLGGIPLGCVVNLTGMPDTGKSLMAEQFAVKQASLGEPVCFVTVETPASFLSVGLEQRAKAMGIDFKEIEDRIIILDAASYARLRDDMPTLLDTLAHIYRTYKVHRTVIDSITGLYEAREMLARTVVRALYTFCKKWYQTALFISQKRSSHEELSAEAAGGYAVGHIVDSTMVLSKELILSARAAQLYKTDIGEIVRLFRIDGCRMCGHDTKVHVMEITELGLVEIGPTLVEVLKSKGEAK, encoded by the coding sequence ATGACTGATGAGAGGGAGCGTCACATAATTTACGATGCTATTTATAAGGTTTCTGAGGCCAAAGAAAAGGCTCCCAAGCTTCTCGGTGTGCCCACCGGAGTAAAAGGTCTTGATGAACTTTTTTACGTGGTGGAATGGAAAGACGGGAAACCCCAAAGAAAGCTTCTTGGCGGGATTCCTTTAGGGTGTGTAGTGAATCTTACCGGCATGCCTGATACCGGGAAAAGCCTCATGGCTGAGCAATTTGCTGTTAAACAGGCAAGCCTTGGAGAACCAGTTTGTTTTGTAACAGTGGAAACCCCTGCTTCTTTTCTCTCAGTGGGGCTTGAGCAGCGGGCTAAGGCCATGGGGATTGATTTCAAAGAAATAGAAGACCGCATCATCATTCTTGATGCGGCAAGTTATGCGCGCCTGCGCGATGATATGCCTACCCTTCTTGATACCCTGGCGCATATATACCGAACTTATAAGGTCCACCGCACGGTGATAGACTCTATTACTGGTCTTTACGAGGCACGAGAAATGCTTGCGCGCACTGTGGTCCGGGCCCTTTATACTTTTTGCAAAAAATGGTACCAGACTGCCCTGTTTATCTCGCAAAAGCGTTCTTCGCACGAAGAGCTTTCCGCAGAGGCTGCTGGAGGCTATGCGGTAGGACACATTGTCGACAGCACCATGGTTCTTTCCAAGGAGCTTATACTTTCAGCCCGGGCTGCACAGCTTTATAAAACAGACATTGGTGAGATTGTCCGCCTTTTTCGTATTGATGGGTGCCGTATGTGTGGCCATGATACCAAAGTCCATGTGATGGAAATTACCGAGTTAGGTTTGGTAGAAATTGGGCCAACTTTGGTTGAAGTTCTTAAGTCCAAAGGGGAGGCAAAATGA
- a CDS encoding acyltransferase, protein MIYPHDFFPGGEYPGFEDLFELNEPVWQGIARLKERLRSLLQPNISKLPLGIPLPQIYILFEEELFPAEGVEITFGDATKEKLRVEIQGKVLQGASVLCAGAVFLDNLIEIGKGVLVEAGSLLKGPAHIGDFTEVRQGAYVRGNVYVGKRCVVGHTTEIKNSIMLDGAKAGHFAYLGDSILGYEVNLGAGTKLANLKLKGDSVKIKISGEVIDTGLRKLGAILGDGVQTGCNSVTNPGTLLGPNSLVLPNTTAGPGYYPAKSIVR, encoded by the coding sequence ATGATTTATCCCCATGATTTTTTCCCTGGTGGAGAATACCCTGGATTTGAAGATTTATTTGAATTAAACGAACCTGTATGGCAAGGGATAGCAAGACTTAAAGAGCGTTTGAGATCTTTGCTCCAGCCCAATATCAGTAAACTTCCTTTGGGAATCCCCTTACCACAAATATATATCCTCTTTGAAGAGGAGCTTTTTCCCGCAGAAGGGGTGGAGATAACCTTTGGGGATGCTACCAAGGAAAAACTTCGGGTTGAAATACAAGGAAAAGTACTTCAAGGGGCAAGTGTGCTTTGTGCCGGAGCCGTTTTTTTAGACAACCTAATTGAAATAGGCAAAGGGGTTCTTGTTGAGGCGGGCTCACTTTTGAAGGGCCCTGCGCATATCGGAGATTTCACCGAGGTACGGCAAGGGGCTTATGTGCGGGGAAACGTTTACGTGGGGAAACGTTGTGTAGTAGGCCACACTACTGAGATCAAAAATAGCATCATGCTTGATGGGGCTAAAGCAGGGCATTTTGCTTATTTGGGAGATAGCATCCTGGGTTATGAGGTCAACTTAGGTGCTGGCACTAAACTTGCGAATCTAAAATTAAAAGGCGATTCGGTAAAAATAAAAATTTCAGGTGAGGTTATTGATACCGGTTTAAGGAAATTAGGGGCTATTTTAGGCGATGGCGTGCAAACGGGATGTAACAGTGTCACCAATCCCGGAACACTTCTTGGTCCGAATTCCTTGGTGTTACCCAACACCACTGCTGGGCCAGGTTATTATCCCGCAAAAAGCATCGTGCGCTAA
- a CDS encoding peptidylprolyl isomerase, protein MRFLAILSICLFVGFLGNAYAGDEVLAEVGPYKLTKKEFEAQLEAAPPQIKMIIAHQPELKKELVKRWVEISLFALGAQKAGLDKDPVVKRQIEEATKQILAQAYLEKEVLGKVKQQVSDKELRAYYEKHKDKFQEPEQVRARHILIAVPQNASKKEVEKARKKAEEIRQKLLKGADFAKLAKEYSDDPGTKEKGGELGFFTRSQMIKEFEEAAFTLKPGEISEPVRTPFGFHIIQVEEHKKARQKSFEEVKEKVKEEYLTQKQQEALEKALSELKKKYKTKLNLENL, encoded by the coding sequence ATGAGATTTTTGGCGATTTTGAGTATTTGTTTGTTTGTGGGGTTTTTAGGCAATGCCTATGCCGGAGACGAGGTTTTAGCTGAAGTTGGTCCGTATAAGCTCACAAAAAAAGAGTTCGAAGCCCAGCTTGAAGCGGCTCCGCCGCAAATCAAAATGATTATTGCGCATCAGCCAGAGTTAAAAAAGGAACTGGTAAAGCGCTGGGTTGAAATCTCTCTTTTTGCTTTAGGTGCCCAAAAAGCCGGGCTTGACAAAGATCCTGTGGTTAAAAGGCAAATAGAAGAAGCCACCAAACAAATTCTGGCTCAAGCTTATCTTGAAAAAGAAGTGCTGGGAAAAGTTAAGCAACAGGTCTCTGACAAAGAACTCAGGGCCTATTATGAAAAGCATAAAGATAAGTTCCAGGAGCCAGAGCAGGTGAGGGCCCGCCATATTTTGATAGCGGTCCCACAGAATGCGTCCAAAAAGGAAGTAGAAAAGGCCCGGAAAAAGGCCGAAGAGATTCGTCAAAAGCTTCTTAAAGGCGCTGATTTTGCCAAGCTTGCCAAAGAATATTCCGATGATCCTGGCACCAAAGAAAAAGGCGGAGAACTCGGCTTTTTTACCAGAAGCCAGATGATCAAAGAATTTGAAGAGGCAGCCTTTACTCTTAAGCCTGGTGAAATTAGCGAACCAGTGCGCACGCCTTTTGGTTTTCACATAATCCAGGTTGAAGAACACAAAAAAGCCAGACAAAAGAGCTTTGAAGAAGTAAAAGAAAAAGTAAAAGAGGAATATCTCACCCAAAAACAGCAGGAAGCCCTGGAAAAGGCCTTGAGCGAACTCAAGAAGAAGTATAAGACCAAGCTTAATCTTGAGAACCTTTAA